A window of the Cheilinus undulatus linkage group 21, ASM1832078v1, whole genome shotgun sequence genome harbors these coding sequences:
- the LOC121529265 gene encoding lipopolysaccharide-induced tumor necrosis factor-alpha factor homolog: MEKGYQPQDSAPPYPGPPMNYGGAVPPPQPGVSPQPGFYPPPPGGYQGGGPYAPAAPTTTVSHVVVSPSLHDTPGQAMCPHCQQMVITETNPKTGLLTWAICGGLTLFGCFLCCWIPFCIDSCQDVEHSCPKCHRVIHIYKRM; encoded by the exons ATGGAAAAAGGATACCAACCTCAGGACTCAGCTCCACCATACCCAGGCCCACCGATGAACTACGGCGGGGCTGTGCCTCCGCCACAGCCAGGGGTGTCCCCTCAGCCTGGATTctaccctcctcctcctggagGATACCAGGGAG GTGGTCCTTATGCTCctgctgcaccaacaacaacag TGAGTCACGTGGTGGTATCACCGTCTCTTCATGACACTCCGGGACAGGCCATGTGCCCACACTGCCAGCAGATGGTGATCACAGAGACAAATCCCAAGACGGGCCTCTTGACCTGGGCCATCTGTGGCGGCCTCACCCTATTTGG gtgttttctctgctgctggatCCCGTTCTGCATTGATTCCTGTCAAGACGTGGAGCATAGCTGCCCTAAATGCCACAGAGTCATCCACATATATAAGAGGATGTAA